ctggagctggactttCAAGGATTCACGAGGACACATCGGCTGGGACCTaaggtataaaaacaatagctaggaTGATCCTGGAAAACATCTtctagggaacctttcacataaacaaatcttAAGACAGAGGGGCCCTAGCGGTGCCGTGGTtatgttaccggaataaggttcttgcctctcactggtcaagaatgagcaggtaaggcatgtagttttccacaggagcaaagctttattgaagaggcttgcaagcagagacgaggagggcctagagcaatgcatgccccgtctcacagaacaaaagatgggcctgagtttttaaaagttctttggtgggaaaagattcatgtttattaatAGGCACAGGAGggaatatgttaactaaggtgtgcaCAGCAactttccaagatggcttctgtcccagaggcctctgggattcgtagcaggacttactatggggtgttgcgcctgcacagtctctcgctccccaggttcaattccctggctggggctgtagcccctcactgcccctggtggaaggtcacacaatggtcacaggtggatgttctgcacatgtccctgggcctagttttctccatctgcttctgaaaggcaactttagaGAAGTTTgaaggctatttttagataccctgccccgtTGTTCTGGGCAATAGCTTTGTTTCTGCGCTCGGGCccttttcttgttactttgtttgcagatttggggtcccctctgttccttggcttaataagtccctaggttccatacccaaccccctattacctccctgatacagaaaaaccaaatccactgccgtcgagtggattccaactcatgtgaccctataggacagagtagaactgctctgtagtttccaagaagcgcctggcggattcaaactgccgaccttttggttaacagccatagcacttaaccactatgccaccagagtttccaccttcttgatagtatagtctatttctcttttaattgcttctcctctaaccacaccagtctctgctatttctcaaacagggaccctccaatctcaggggctttgctccctgtcttagttaaaatttggttgctaactgaaaggtcggcagtttgaatccactagctgctttgTGGaagttctatgggacagttctactcagtcctatagggttgctatgaggaatagactccacagcaacaggttattcttttttttaacacaaaaaaCCCACATATTTTTCTACTCTTATGTTTTTCTATTCCCATTGCCCTTGAGATGTTTCCAACTCTAACATAGTAAGGCAAAAGaatatgaagaatttttttttaatgaaattcaaGATAGAAATTCCCCAAGGTTACTTCTTTATATTGCAGATCTGGAAAAGTATCATGTTTATTCTTCTCTTTACCTAGGGGACGCTGTCTCTCAGGACTTCTGTGCCTAGAGATCTGTGGCTCATAAAAAGACAGGCAGaatttcagaaaggaaaaaagaagatttTGAAGACGAACAGCTTATGCTGCAATCCCAACTTGAATTCTCACTTCATATATATCTTTCTGTTTGTAATCGCTTGAGCGTACACCCGAAGAGTGAAAATTTTTCTTACGTATGAATCTGAAAACTCTAACAGGTAAGAGAATGAAATAAGAGACAGGCCGCAAAGTTGTCCAAATTTTCTGTCTGTTAGTGAGTGATCTGTGcttgctagtatttttttttttttatggtactttaAAGGAAGTTTTACAGAgaaaaccagcttctcattaaataattagtacgcatattgttttctgacattgattactatccccatgacatgtcagccctctcccttctccaacctgtgttccctattaccagctttcctgtcccctcctgccttctagtccttgcccctgggctggtgttcccctttaggtttgtttcattttatgggcctgtctaatcttaggctgaagggtgagcctcgggaatgacttcattactgagctaaaagggcgtcctggggccatactctcaaggtttctccaggatctgtcagaccagaaagtctggtgttttttttgtgagtcagaattttgttctacattttaccctagcactgtccaggaccctccatcgtgatccttgtcagaacagtcagtggtggcagctgggcaccatccggtGGAGTcggactcagtctggcagaggctgtggtagttgtggtccattagtcctcggGCCAAcctctcccttgtgtctttggttttcttcattctgccttgctccagaGAGTATaacaccagtggagtatcttagatgaccactcacaagattttaagatctcagatgctactcaccaaagtagaatgtagaacattttccttacaaactatgttatgccaattgagctagatgttccccaagatcatggtccacATAGCCCCCAGCCCAGGAATTTCATCTCCCAGGGAGTCTGGATTTGTCCATGGAGCCTCCATGACCCTGCCCTGGACATGATGCACTGGCCTCCCCAACACTGTGCACTGTCCCACCCCCCACCAAACTCACCACTCATccactatttagtgtttttccatccacacccctcccctcttttgtaaccaccaaagattgtttctttctgtgtgtaaaccttttcatgagtttttatagtagcggtctcatacaatatttgtctttctgtgattgacttatctcacttaccataatgcccttcagattcatctgtgttgtgagatgcttcatagactcatcattgttctttatcattgcatagaactccattgtgtgtatgtaccatagcttgtttatccattcatctgttgatgggcatctaggttgtcgtttccatctttttgctattgtgaacaatgctacaatgaatcTGTGTGTGGATATGTCTATTCCTATGTcgactcttttttctctaggatatgttcctacgagtgggattgctggatcatatggtatttctttttctaaccttctaaggaagcgccatattgttttccaaaatggatgcatcattttgtattcccacaagcagtgcataagagttccagtctccctgcagcttctccaacatttgttattttctctttttttcgtTTGTGCCAGTAAAGctgaggtgagatggtacctcgttgttgttttcatttgcatttttttagTGGCTGGTCatgctgagcatttcctcacgtgtctgtcagccgcttgaatgtcttctttggtgaagtgtctgttcctttcctttgccatttttttaattgaattatttgtctttttttttgcagaggtgttggattttccttaaagattttagagattaaaactttgtcagatttctcatagaaaaattttttCGTAGTCAGTTCcgttttttgctcttttggtgaagtcttttgatgatcataagtgttaaatatttagaagatcccagttatctagcttatcttctggagtttgtgtgttgttagttatggtttgtatccttttaATGCAGTGCATCAGAGCCTTTAGCGCTgatactattttttcttctacaatctttatagcttttggttttatatttaagtctttgatccattttgaattagtttttgtatacagtgtgagatatgggtcctgtttcattttttggcagatggatttgagttttgccagcatcgtttgttaaaaagactgtcttttccacatttaatggactttgggcccttgttgaagaccaGGGCactgtaggtgaatggatttacatctgggttctcaattttgtgtcattggtcaatgtatctttcattgtaccagtaccaggctgttttgactaccgtagctgtattgtaggttctgaggtcaggtagtgtgagttctcctactttattctccttcttcaatagtgctttatctggggcctcttccctttccatataaagttaatgattgttttttccatcctttaacgAAAGCTGTTGGTATTTGCATAgagattgcactgtatttgtagattgctttgggtaaaattgacatttttaccatgttgaGTGTACttatccatgagcgtggtatgttttcctatttatgtacatcacttttggtttcttgaagtagtgttttgtagttttctttgtataggtcttttccatccctggttagatttattttctagtattttatttttttaggggccattataaatggtattattttcctgatttccctgtcattgatttctttattggtgtataggaatgcaactgatctttttatgtttatctcgtatctttttactctgctgaatcttaccatttgttccagtagttttcttatggaatactttgggttttctatgtttaGTATCATACCATCCACATTAGGGACAGTTCTACCTTTTCATTTGTACATGCTAGTAGTAAAGATAAATGAGCAGCATTGAAAACAGATGTCCTATTTTATAAATGTATTGTGGTTGTGGATTACAAAGGTACTTTACTCCCCACGCTTTTGTTGTTGCCATTCTTATTCTCAGTTCAAAATGCCTGGTTCTCTAGACATACTCCAAAGCAAGTCAGGAATCTCTAATGTTAAAATTTCAGTGAAAGAAATCATGCCGAACAGAGGAGtctgatttctaatttttgttttttttttttaaagacaggaagagttttattttcccaaacacattttttataaaatactGCTTTGTAGGACAGAGAATCAAAAGTAATTTTGGCATGTCATCTGTACTTTCAATAGCAATGgtccaattttttaaattcaaaaaaaaatacatggctaTCAAAAAAGTTACACTGAATAGTTTGAAGGCAGCCCTTTGTGAAGGTGTTGTAGAGATTAGATAATTTCTCAAAACTACTTCCACATATTAAAAATCGAGAACCTCATGGGCCCCCTAATTCATTCACTTTTTCACTCTTACCTCAAATCACTTTCACCTACTATCAGTGGTTTCTCCAAACTTGAATGATTCCCCTTTCTTAAGAAACCACCCAATCAGCATCTCTATTACAGTTCTTACACTTCTCTCCGGTGCCTCCCACTCCTATAAATTTCTATCACATCCTTGATCCTTTCCCTCCAATAAGTGAAAGTTAATCCACTACATCTGAAAATGATGAAGCTATTTCACAAAAGTATGGCTGCTTTTACCAGTGTACTTAAAGGAGAtaggttaagtgctggactactagtcaaaaggttggtggttcaaacccaccaagaggtgccttggaagtaaggcctggtgagctatttccaaacaaaggtgTAGAAAGGGTGGCaagcacccaggggcaatctTTAAGTTGTGTCcttcccaatttcaagatgaatagatgctGATAGGTGGCAACTTTCAACAGAACACCTTCCCATCTTttgtccagctgcctcagtcaggtggCTTTCATATTTGTAGCACCTCACTGCCATTCCACGCCTCATCTGGTACCCTCTTGGACTTGCACCTGGGACAAGTGTCCCCCTCGAGCTCCCCTTAAGCATGATGCTTCTGCTCCCAAAatgttacagctttgaaaaccctatggagcagatccaGTAAGGATGCCattaattggaatcaactcaaaagcaacaaaTAACAGCAACTGTTTCAAATAATGGAAGAAACAAAGATTCTCAAGCTTTGCTGCCTCTCAGTAATCAGTCTCAATTTAGCCAAACATTACACCTTCTTAAAATTAACTTATTTACAATTTTATCAAGTGTTTTAACAGTCACTGAAGAAAACACTATTATTTCAATTCTGTGagtgaaatgcaaattaacaTGTTCCTTTAGttgaaaacagaaaccctggtggcatagtggttaagtgctacagctgctaaccaagatgtcagcagttcaaatctgccaggggctccttggaaactctatggggcagttctactctgtcctgtagggtcactatgagtcggaattgactcgatggcagtgggtttggtttggtttggtttagttgaaAACAGAAACTTCATTTGATGGAAAgggcaaaaaagacaaaaaatgtttttgaatgataAGATCTGGAAATTTTGGGGACTTTGAAAAGAGTTGGTATGCAGCAGATAGCCTTTTGGGGTGGTAGAAGGTAACATGACTGCCAGTGTCAGATTAATGGAACTAGAAGTGAACATGGTGCATTGCACCTGAGGCAGAATATTCCTTAACATCTAAAGAGTGATGTCATTGcagtcaagataaaaaaaaggaCCTAAGGCAATAGATCACAAGAGAAGATAGGGCTTCAAGGGAACTAAAGACATAGATAATTCGAGGAGAGGTCAGTATCCGGTGATCTTAGGAAGCAACGGATGAGCCGATTGGAGGCAGAACTTTATTTACCCACAACTCAGggatataataaagaaaaaagagtcCCAGAGCAACTCAAAAATGGAAGCACTATACAATCTGTAGAAGTAATTTGAGAATTCTACTTTGAGAAAATATTAAGGATCATATTATAGGAATAAACTAAGCTTATCAGCAGCTGTATCAAtgataaaaatttcaaataacCCTCAGGCTAGTAATATCTGATTAACGTGCCCTCCTTGCCTATGCCAGCTAAGGCTTCATTACCCTCCTATGGATGTGGCTCAGAAAGGGACCAGTAAGAGGATACCTCTAGCCCAATTAAATTCTAAGACAAGGAAAAGCTACTACTACTAttttaagggtttttgttttcctgtttgtttCTTTAAAGACTGCGGTATTTAAAGAACTTAAAGAGTTCTTTCCTCTTTACTTTCATTATGCTAAAGTCTTCCAGGTGGCTTCATAGTAGGTTTAGAGACAGCAGCGTGGTGGAGTACTTAAAATCTGTACCCTATTAGAggtgatttggaaaccctggcagtatagtggttaagtgctacggctgctatccaaaaggtcagcagtttgaatccaccaggcactccttggaaaccctgtggggcagttcgattctgttcggtagggtcgctatgagtcagaactgactcggcagTGAGTTAGAGCTGATTTAGGAAGATGAAAGGAAGGCGTATCACAATGTAGATATGCACAGGCAGAGAAAATGGAAGCCTACAACATGATCTAGAtctctgagaaaaaaaatattaatgataaatcaaataaaggaaaaataacattGACTGAGTCAAAGAACTGACCTGTAGCCTTAATATTTTACACTTTAATGACTGACATTCTATAAAACCTGTGAAGTTGGGATCACGtaaaacagcaataaaaacaaaaccagttgcaatCAACTACTtttcgactcatggagactctatgtgttacagagtagagctgtgctctacagGATtatctttgctgtaatctttacagaagcagaccaccagtaTTTCTTCTACAGAGTCATTCAGtcagttcaaaccgccaacatttctgttagtagtggagtgcatactgttttcaccacccagcatCCTTCAAAACAACTATATTCTTCCTCAAAACATTTTCTCTTCGTGAGAAAACCCTGGACTGGGAGGATTCTTATTCTCATTAGAGATAGTGCTCCATatatattattttgtctttttttttaagtgatgctGAATCAAACCTCAGTCACTGAATTTCTCCTCCTGGGAGTGATAGACAACCAAGAACTGCAGCCTTTTCTCTTTGCAGTTTTCCTCACCATCTACTTTAGCATTGTGGTTGGGAATGGAGCTATCCTGATGATTGTCGTCTCTGATCCAAGACTTCATTCAcctatgtatttcttcctggGAAACCTCTCATGCCTTGATATCTGCTACTCCACAGTGACACTGCCAAAGATGCTAGAGAACTTCTTCTCTACACACAAAGCAATTTCTTTTGTGGGATGCATAAGCCAGCTTCATTTCTTTCACTTCCTGGGCAGCACAGAGGTCATGTTGTTGGCTGTGATGGCCTTGGACCGCTTTGTGGCTATCTGCAAACCTCTTCGTTACACTGTCATCATGAATCATCAGCGCTGTACCCAGATGGCTAGTACAACCTGGGTCATTGGGTTTTTCCATGCCCTCCTACATTCCATAATGACCTCTCACTTGAACTTCTGTGGCTCCAACCAAATCCATCACTTCTTCTGTGATATCAAACCATTGCTGGATTTGGCATGTGGGAACATTGAACTCAATCAATGGCTGCTCAATACTGTCTCAGGAACCATTGCTATGGGTCCCTTCTTTCTCACACTTCTCTCCTATTTCTACATTATCACCTATCTCGTCTTCAAGACCCGTTCTTGCAGCATGCTTCACAGAGCATTGTCTACCTGTGCCTCCCACTTCATGGTAGTCATTCTTCTCTATGCTCCTGTTATCTTTACCTATATTCGTCCTGCCTCAGGCAGCTCCATGGATCAGGATCGGGTCATTGCCATCATGTACACTGTGGTCACTCCTGTACTAAATCCACTGATCTATACTTTGAGGAACAAGGAAGTCAAGAAGGCTTTAATCAGGGCAATCAGAAAGGAGCTATGATGTGAAAGACCTAGAGAACTCTTCTGAGGCATAAATAAGCAGGCAATGAGAAAGTGAGATTTGAGTTTATACCGCTTCTCAAATTGTTCAGAATATGTATAGAAACGAGAACTGCATAAAAGAATCATAAATGTTAAATTTCAGTCTaacaggtgttgttgttaggttccattaagttggttctgactcacagacaccctatgtacaccagaataaacactgcccagccctgtgccatcctcacaattattgttatgcttcaaTAGGTAGGTTATTAGTATAAACATGTTAGACACTATCCATGGAACCCACATGCTGTTGTGTGAAATCAGGTATAGAAATGTGCAAATATTATCCATGTACTGGGTAAATAGATACTACTTGGCTTTATTTATCTCTGTGATTCCTTTAGGTTAGCCCATTCTAATGTgagcaataaaattattttgcttttatattttgaagatatttttagggtcatggttactAAATTGTTAAAGCAAATGCTAACTTACATGTGAATTAAAGAGAATTCTTAAGAGATATGTCAGGATTTCTTGTTCACCAAGCAGGGCCAAATCAGTaattaaaacaaatgaactgTAATAACTAATTAACAGAAGTAAAATAGTCAATGGATCTTCTAAAGAGATCTGGCATCTCTATCTCCAGAGACGTTTTAAAAGTCTACTGGCTGAAAGGCAATACAGAATGTTGGTGAAGTgttcacaacttgaccaaggtaagtgATGATACTGAAAAGTACAGAATAATGGGACATTTTTGGTAAAAGGTATAACATGTACAATTTTGCAATAataaccatacacctacaaaAAAGACCatttaatacgaccattattcaaatttacacaccaaccactagggccaaagatgaagaaatagaagacttttatcagctgctgcagtctgcaattgaccaaacacgcaatcaagatgcattgataattactggtgattggaatgcaaaagttggaaacaaagaagaaggatcaatagttggaaaatatggccttggtgacagaaacaatgctggagattgaatgatagaattttgcaagaccaacttcttcattgcaaataccttctttcaccaacacaaacagcGGCTCtgcatatggacctcaccagatgaaacacacagaagaaatcaaattgactacatctgtggaaagaggtgatggaaaaactcaatatcatcagtcataacaaggccaggggctaactgtgtaacataccatcaattgctcatatgcaagttcaagctgaaactgaagaaaatcagagcaagaccacaagagccaaaataccaccttcagtatatcccacctgaatttagagaccacctgaagaatagtttgactcattgaacactagtgaccgaagatcagacgagttatggaatgacatcaaggacatcatccatgaagaaagcaagaggtcattgaaaagacaggaaagaaagaaaagaccaaggtggatgtcagaggagactctgaaacttgctcttgaacgtcgagcagctaaagcaaaaggaagaattgatgaagtaaaagaactgaagagatttCAAGGggcggcttgagaaaacaaagtgaagCATTagaataacatgtgcaaagagctggagacgaaaaaccaaaaaggaagaacacactcggcgtttctcaagctgaaagaactgaagaaaaaattcaagccttgagttgcaatagtgaaggattctatggggaaaatattaaacgatgcaagaagcatcaaaagaagatggaaagaatacacagagtcatcataccaaaaagaattagtctatattcaaccatcccaagaggtggcatatgatcagaaaccgatcatactgaaggaagaagtccaagctgctctgaaggcattggcgaaaaacaacgctccaggaattgatggactatcaattgagatgtttcaacaaacacatgtagcactggaggtgcccactcatctatgccaagaaatatgaaagacagcttcctggccaactgactggaagagatccatatttatgcctattcccaagaaaggtcatccaaccgaatgtggaaattatagaacaatatcattaatatcacatgcaagcaaaattttgctgaagatcactcaaaaacggctgcagcagtatatcgactgggaactgccagaaattcagactggtttcagaagagaatgtggaaacagggatatcattgctgatgtcagatggatcctggctaaaagcagagaatacgagaaggatgtttacctgtgttttatcgactatgcaaaggcatttgactttgtggatcataacaaattatggataacattgtgaagaatgggaattccagaacacttaattgtgttcttcaggaatctttacatagatcaagaggcagttgttcagacagaccaaggagatactgattggtttagagtcaggcaaggtgtatgtcagggttgtattctttcaccataactattcaatctgtatgctgagcaaataatacgagaagctggactatatgaagaaaaactggcatcaggattggaggaagactcgttaatgacctgggttatgcagagacacaatcttccttgctgaaaagtgaaaaggacttgaagcacttactaatgaagatcaaaggccacagccttcagtatagagtgcacctcaacataaagaaaacaaaaattctcacaactggaccaatgagcaacatcttgataaacggagaaaatattgaagttgtcaaagatttcattttatttggatccacaatcaacagccatggaacagcagtcaagaaatcaaacaacgcattgcattgggtaaatctgctgtaaagaacctctttaaagtgttgaaaagcaaagatatcaccttgaagactaaggtgtgcctgacccaagccatgatattttcaatcacatcatatgtatgtgaaagctggacaatgaataaggaagactgaagaagatctgatgcctttgaattatgctgttggcaaagaatattgaatataccgtggactgcgaaaaaaacgaacaaatctgtcttagaagaagtacaatcagaatgctccttagaagcaaggacggtgagactgcatcctacatattttggacatgttgtcaggaggaatcagtccctggagaaggacatcatgcttggcaaagtacaggatcagcggaaaagagaaagaccctcaatgaggtggattgacacagtggctgcaacaatgagctcaagcataacaatgattgtaaggagaGTGAGGACcgcgcagtgtttcgttttgttgtacatagggttgctgagtcagaactgacttaatggcacctaacaacaacgacaaaccaTAAAATGTGTGTGCGATtaaataggtagatatgtatgcatatatgagtAAAGTaaggtacatatgtgtatatacatgtgcacatataggtgtatctgtaggcatatgtgtatatagataagtatatatgtgtgtgtgttttatattcatgtatataataaagcacatagggggcacagcaacagatacatCCTAGACATGACAAAACACCacgtgggattggtttactggttttgaaggcttagggccatagtctcatgggacaactcattcaattggcatagcatagttcataaagtttacatTCATCTGGTTTGGTGAGTatcgtctgtggtcttaaaagcttgcaagtagccatctaagatacaactatttatCTCTACTactctggagcaaaagaaaaagaaggaaaacaaagactcaaagaagaaatcattctAAAGGACTAATAacctacacaaaccacagcctcatctaccctgagaacaGAACTAGATGGCACTCGGCTACCACtgccaaccattctgaccaggtaCAAAATTGATGGTCCTGGAGAGAATCGGACAAAAACGTAgagcaaaactcaaatatttaaaatagttcAGACTTACTGACCACTACATTCTAGAAGAACCCTCGAGACTATTGGCCTGAGATACCCTTTACATTTTGTTCCAAGTCAGCTCCTGGAGGTCATCCTTCAGCTAGGTAACAGATTGACCCATAAAAAAGTGGAGTCAGGTTGAAAACATCTCAAGAATCCTTTCCCATCTCATTCATGTGTTACTTTTCCGTTAGCACTTGGTGGATGAAAAGGAATAGTTTCAacactttttaacttttttgtcttgtttttctatttctacccttcccctcttttttttttggacagattGTTACAATGTGAGACAGGTGGAAAGGAAGAATTGTCCAAATTTTGTTTCGATTTCCTTTCTTGGCACAAAACTCTCActaaggaaaacaattaatgtcccATTTGCTGAGGTATTTCTTGAGTTAATAGACAAATTATGTTCGTCACTCTCTAAGTATCTAGACATGCCTGCTGTCCCTGAGAGGATGGTGGGGTACCAGCATTTATATCTATTTAGGGAGACAAACTATATTATCACAAGATATTTTGAACCACTGAACTGGCTATTCAGAGTCTTTGCATTCACTTTTACAAGCCCAAACAAGTAAGTTCTGACCTC
This is a stretch of genomic DNA from Elephas maximus indicus isolate mEleMax1 chromosome 1, mEleMax1 primary haplotype, whole genome shotgun sequence. It encodes these proteins:
- the LOC126076601 gene encoding olfactory receptor 12D2-like, producing the protein MLNQTSVTEFLLLGVIDNQELQPFLFAVFLTIYFSIVVGNGAILMIVVSDPRLHSPMYFFLGNLSCLDICYSTVTLPKMLENFFSTHKAISFVGCISQLHFFHFLGSTEVMLLAVMALDRFVAICKPLRYTVIMNHQRCTQMASTTWVIGFFHALLHSIMTSHLNFCGSNQIHHFFCDIKPLLDLACGNIELNQWLLNTVSGTIAMGPFFLTLLSYFYIITYLVFKTRSCSMLHRALSTCASHFMVVILLYAPVIFTYIRPASGSSMDQDRVIAIMYTVVTPVLNPLIYTLRNKEVKKALIRAIRKEL